A region of the Stieleria neptunia genome:
GAGCCTTCTTGGCCAGCGCCAGATCGCTTTCGTCGTCGGCGTTGTAAGACACCAGCGAGACGCCTTGATCAAAGCCCGGCGTCGATGCGTTGATCGATTCGGCGGATACCAAGCGGGTGGAACGACCCGCGTCGGCAGGTGCGGCCAGCAGTAGTTTTTCATGAATCGGCGTGGCCAATTCCTGGGGGCCGACAATCTTGGGGACCATCACCGAATGGCCGACCGTGGAACGCAGCGTCGGCGGCGACCAAACGTGTATCGGGGCTCCCATGCGACAACCACCCAGCGACGTGAAACACGCAACCAGGAAGGCGCAACGGGCGAGTGAACGAACGCAATGAACTGTCATCCCTGACGCGATACGCAATAAGTGGAAATCGAGTCAAGAGCGTCTCTGAGATCAACAAAGGGGTCAAGATCAACAAAGGGGTCAGGCCTCTTTGTTAGGGGATCTGCCCTTGAGGCATCAAAGAGGCCTGACCCCTTTTCCGCGGCTCAAAGCTCTAGCTGGCCCGCGGCGGGGGCCGGCGAGGCGTGTAGAGGCAACAATCGGATGGACAGACATCGTGCCAGGGCCCCAAGGTTCCTGCCGCGTCTTTCTGCTGGCGAATCCCAATTCGCTCTTCCACCAGTTTGCGAATCATGCTGACGAAACCAGCACTGATGCCCGGTGTTGCGGCACGGCTCATCTTGATGCCACGTTCTCGGCACAGCGTCGCCGCTTCGTCATCCAAGTCGTACAGCACTTCCATGTGATCGCTGACAAACCCGATCGGCACGATCACGAGGTTCTTCAGCTTGTCCGCATCATCCATCTCGGCGATCGTGTCACACACATCCGGCTCCAGCCACGGCTGCTGCGGCGGGCCGCTGCGGCTCTGGTACACCAACCGCCACGTGTCGACCCCGACCGCCTCGGCGACCAATCGCGACGCTTCATGGAGTTGCTTGACGTAGTCGCAGTTGTCCGCCATCCCCATCGGGATGCTGTGGGCGGTGAACAGCACCGTCGCCGCGGCCGGTTCGGATTCAAGCTCGGCCAGCGATCGGCGAACACTGCTCGCCATCGTTGCGATGAAGTCCGGATGATTGAATCCCATCCGCACTTTTTCCACCAACGGGGCTCCCTCGCCGACCTCCTCTT
Encoded here:
- a CDS encoding ferrochelatase, whose translation is MSDPDLPYDSFLLVSFGGPEGPEDVMPFLENVLRGKNVPRERMLEVAEHYKSFGGVSPINEQNRQLLAAIKAEFESNGIDLPVYWGNRNWHPLFPDTLRQMKADGCKRAIAFFTSMFSCYSGCRQYRENILAAQEEVGEGAPLVEKVRMGFNHPDFIATMASSVRRSLAELESEPAAATVLFTAHSIPMGMADNCDYVKQLHEASRLVAEAVGVDTWRLVYQSRSGPPQQPWLEPDVCDTIAEMDDADKLKNLVIVPIGFVSDHMEVLYDLDDEAATLCRERGIKMSRAATPGISAGFVSMIRKLVEERIGIRQQKDAAGTLGPWHDVCPSDCCLYTPRRPPPRAS